The genomic DNA GTCTGCAAAAATCAACATCAACTGCCTTGATGACAAAGACGGTGACACAAACCTCACATTTGACAGCGTATATAGACAGGCGGTAAACGATACACGCTCAGGCATCTTGGATCAGTTTCTGCAGCATGAAATTGTAAAATGTAATGTCTAAATTAATGAAAAAATATGATAGCATATGTTTGAAATCCAAGACTGGCACAATAAAAAATACATCTCACTTGAGACATACAGAAAAAACGGCATTCCTGTAAGAACTCCTGTATGGTTTGTCATACTTGATAACACAATACATGTGGTGACAAGAGAGGACACTGGAAAAATAAAACGTCTGAGAAACAACAAATCAGTCAAAATTGCCTTGTGTACATTCAATGGTAAATCTACTGGAGAATGGATTTCAGGAACTGGACAATTTGTAACAAACGACATATTTGAAAAGGTAATTGAGTTACGGAAACAAAAATACGGATTTATGGAAAGAGTTGCAAGATTTGTCAGTAGGAAAAGAGGAAAACTAGTTGTTTTTTCCATAGAAACAAAATGAGTTGGGATTTGTGAGATCCTAATGTCGTCTATTCTCAATCCAAGATTTGTAATCTCTCTGGATATGTTTTCGTATTTTGTCATTTCGGCCTTGATTGGAAACGACATGTATGCAACAAAGGAATCAGCAGAGTTTACTTTACCTGCATAGCCAAATCTATTACCATCAAAGTTTGTCTGAATATATGATATCGACACATCATCAAAAATCCAAAAGTTCTTTTTCTAGATCCTCTGAAATGTCAGCCATGTTCTGATTATAGTTATCCAATGCCTTTGGGAGTTCAGATGGCAGGCCGTTTATCACAAGCACCATCACTACAGAATCAGGCTCAAGCGTTGCAGAGATCTCCCCACTTGTAGTTATAGTAGTATACCCATCACTTTGGCTCATTATATTGACAAAATCAAACGGAATAGAAATAGAGTAAGAATCAGAAATCACAATTGTTGTAAATATTCCCAGCATCACAAACACTGCTAACAAGTATTGGATAAAACCTCAACTCATATTTTATGAAAATAAAGATCTAGTTAAACAATTCCATCAAATGCTTTTTTGTAAGACTCTACTACATCTTGAATTTAGAATAATGATATGTATGATAAACCATCATGTGTTGGTTTTACCATTAACAAAAAACCATATGTTAAAAAATTTGCCATATCGAGAGTTAACTAAATTATAGATTTTTCGAGTAGAAGCAATAATCATCTAAAAAAGATTCTATGAGGACTGGTTTATAGATGCGGATTTCTTTTCCTTGTTTGGACATGATTTGCCCTCATGTGTTCTATCTTTGTATGTATCTTCTCCACCATCAGAAACAGGGTCATCAGCCTGTGCCACTGCAGTATCAAATGGTAAGGCAAGTGAAAATACTGCAACTAGTGCTATTACTGCAAAAGTAATGGTTATGGTGTTCATCTAATTCTACAGTACACTATCTTTAGATTTAAGTATTGTTAACAACTTGTACCCAATACATTTTATTGCAGCAACCTAAGTTTATTTCAGTCATGACAGAATCGGTGATACGACATACTCTATTTCATGACGTAGCGCATTTTGGTGTACGCATCACAGTTGGCCTCATATTTATCATGCATTCACTAGGTAAGTTTGAACCTGGTTTTCTGGGATTCTTGGAGAGACTAGGGTTACCACCTGAGATGCAGTTTCCAATTGCACTGGCAGAGTTTGTCCCAGGTATACTGCTGATCATAGGAGGTCTGACAAGAATCTCTGCATCAATATTGGCTATAGTGATGTTAGGAGCAATCTTTGTTGTAAAGGGTGCCGAGAATTTTACAGGACAGGGAGGAACAGAACTTGATATATTATTACTTGCAAGCTGTCTTGTGATAATAGTAATAGGCCCATGCAGAATTTCAATATCATATATTCTAAAAAAGGTACCAAGATTCTTGCAGTGATTAGATATCAATCAGTTGGAGAGAACCAAGTTATTTTATAACAAAGTCACGCAGCAACAAGTGCATATAGATTTACAGTTCCACCAATTCTGTCAAGGTAGATCCTTACTGAATTATGAGGGTCTATTTTGATTTATTTTGGGATTTCATCTTTGACGATATTTGAATGTAGTAATATTCTTCACAGGTATGCAAACAGATAAGGTGAATGGTTTACGGTTCTGAAAAGATGGAGTTTGTCTCATATAATAAAATATCAAATCTACTCATAACTGTGTTGAAAATAAAAAAATAAAAAACGGATTTGTATGCTTAAAGACTATTCTTCCTGATCTAAGAGAATTCCTAATTTCTTGATTGTCATCTCTTCTACTTTGAGATGTTTTTTCAATAGATTTTGGTGATCACGTCTATGTTTTTGAAACACTTGACGCAGTCTTGCTCTTGTTTTTGCATTTTTTAGCTGCTTGTCGTAATCAGTATGCAGTTTTTTGACACCCTTACTAAGATCATCCAGAGTCTTTTTTCCACTGGATGAAACTACAGTTGTGATTGATTTTGAAGTCATGAATAAATCAAATGAAATTCCATACAAAAGTCAGTGAGGTACAAAATATTAGACTGTACCATGAACAATGCAAACAAGATTTTTCTGGATCCATCTCAGTTTTAAGGAATATAAAATTATGAAAAAGAAAAAAAGAGAATCAGTTACCAGTAACTAAATCCCAAATGAATCCAAAGAATTCTTTTATCATGTACTGATTTCCAAGAAAAAAGTAGATAATTTCAGATCTTAACATTCATTGACCCAGATCGAATAAATTTTCAATCAAACAGTTCTAATCTGATTTATAATAATTTATTGTTCCATGATAGGATTATGCTCAAAATGCTATACTTCAGGCGTATCTCTTGTATTGCATGACGAAACATTTGAAGCAATATGCGACAAGTGTAGAAACTAATCGTCTATTGGAGAAAAATTTACTTTATATCCAAATAGACACTAACAATTGTAACTTATCTATATTATTTTTTATCTGCTGATTATTCCAGTAGATTGTTTGTCTTGTATCTAATACATGTGAATTTACACACCATGAACAAAATAACCAACGCTAATTTATGAATTCAAGACACGGTATATTCAATACCAAATCCATGTGCAACTCAAAAAATATAACATGTGATAATTAATTCCATATAAGATGGGTCTAAAAATATTAGGTGTCGCCTCTAGTATGCGAGAGTCATCCTACAGTACATACGTTCTAAAATTGACATTGGAAAAAGCAGAAAGGGAAAGCGCAGAAACAAAATTACTAGACCTACGAGAGACACAATTACCAATGTATCACCCCGAACAAAACAGTTCACCTGAACTTAACAAAGTAACAGAGTATGTAAAATGGGCAGATGCCTTTATTCTAGCATCACCTGATTATCATGGTTCTATGTCTGGAGTAATGAAAAACTTTCTGGATTTTTTCTGGTCTGATTTTGCAGGAAAGACATTTGGATATATTTGTGCATCACATGAAAAAGGCCTTACAGTCATGGACCAGATGAGAACCGCCGTAAGACAATGTTATGGATGGAGTATGCCGTATGGTGTTTCAGTAAATTCTGATCAGGATTTTGACAAACAAGGAAAAATCACTAACAAAAACATCCTATCTCGTATTGAAACTATGAGTAGAGATTTGATAGTATATGGAAGTTTGATTGCAGACCAGTACAAAAAAGATCTTCAAAGTAAAGAATCAAATACGTTTGCTGCTAGGTATAGACCATAGAAATGTACTGTCTGATAAGCATGATTGATTACTCATTTTAAGTACAATCATGAAAATTATAACCAATACAATAATTTCTAAAAATACATTTTTTGTATTTGCTTTTTCCTTTCATTAAAGGTCATATTCTAAACCATGTATGGATTTTGTAATATCGTGAAAAGATGTCTGGGTAAATACTGACTTTGAGATAGGACCCCTGACGGGTTAATCTCAAATTGTATTTGCAAACGGAACAAGCAGAGCATCTTTGTGGCATATTTCACTGTACATCTTGCACCATCATCATAATCTCAAAGAAATGAAATACGAATGGATTTTTTTATACAAAATCAATTAGTGTTAAATCACCATCAAATTTTTTTGCCATAGTCAATCCTACAAAAAAGGATTGTTTTACATTATGAGTTACAAACGCAACTACCATGTGTTTGAATATAGTAGGTGTTATTTCATATATATTAAAAAGATTAAAAATATTCAAAAAAGCATATATCAGAATTTACATATTTAAGTGGATATGAACAATGATGACATTACACATAACATGATAATTCGAACAATTGATTCAAACAAACTACCAGATGTAGAAAATTATGTACGATCTCTTTATAAGAAAGGTTACTTTGCAAAATTGATAAAAGAAGGAATGTTTACCGTAGAAGAGATAAAAAAATTACCGATTGGAAAGATGTGTGATATTTTCTTCCGAAAATCTGATCAATCTCTTCAATCAGGAGATATTAGGATTTTCAAAGATAGTGGGGATTATGCAGTTAATCTTGAGTCAGGTGTATAATTTCATGATTTTTGATTGCAAGTTGATGTTTTAATTTTAAAATATTTTTTAGATAAACGTGATGTCTCCATCAATCATATATGTAATACACAAGTATTTTTAGTTCATCCTTAGACAGTTTGACAACAGAATCATCTCTATTTTTTTACGCAATCAGACCTACTTGAGGATTCATTTTACATTAGATAAAATGTTGTCATTGACAATTAATTTCATTTAACATATTCTATCCATATTTAACACATAATTAAAAAAATAATTTATAGATTGAATTTCATCTTGATGTTACAAAGATGATGTAATAGCAGAAGATTATTGTTTTTACTAAGATAAGTTTTAAGAATGACATACATGCAAAACTCTAGTTAAAAGTTAGAATAAAGATAAAGAAATAAATCATAACAAGAGAGAAAACCATCAATGACTGAATTAACTGAAGATGAAGTGAATTCATTAGAGCGTGCATGTGCAAAACTTGCACAAGAAAAAAAAGTATTTCATGTGGGGGTACTTAATAGATATGGTAAATTAGTGGCAGGGGGATTCAAAGATAGTGTTGAATTTCTAATTGATAGTGACAAATCTAAAATCATTTATGAATTAATGAATAACATTTTCCAAAAAAGAAAAGAACTAGACAGTGTATTAGGCGAAACAGATTATGCCACGTTACGACGAACAAATTTTTTGTTAATCACTGTTCCAGAAAAAGGAGATTTATTGATAGTTATAATTGCGGAATCCGATTCTGATGATAGAAAAATTATCAAAAAGGTAGAAGATATCTTTGATAATGTGAAGATCAAGTCTGTCGGAGTCTCATATCCAATATATGATTAACAATTCTACAAAGTGACTTCATTACAAAATGACATAATATGTGCTTTGAATCCTTTATCCATCAGAGGTTTTTGGAATTTCAACCAATATTGACAAAAGAAAACGGATAATCACAAACAAACAAGAGGTACAAGACTAGAATCACATCATCACAAGGTTAATCATAACTGAAGAATAATTGATGAATATACTGGTAATACTGCCTCTTGGAGATATATTATGAGTAAAAAATTTCAATACTGTTGAATACCTTTTACCACTCTTTTGTTTTAAACGCCCCTATTGACAAGGTATGGGATTTTTATACGGATTTACACCATTTAGAAATAATTACCCCAAAAAGATTGGATTTGAAGATAATAGAATCAAGCAACAATAAGATTACACAGGGCCAGACTGCTTATTTTTCAAGCAAGATAATGACCAGAATAACTTGGAAAACCAAGATCACTGCATGTAAACCATACACATATGTAGATGAAATGAGTAATGCGTTATTCAAACACTGGAGACACACTCATGTTTTTCATAAAATAAGCGAGACGCAGACCAAGGTAATAGATGAGATTGAATTTGAACTACAGTATGGTTTTATTGGAAAAATGTTTGGA from Nitrosopumilus sp. includes the following:
- a CDS encoding PPOX class F420-dependent oxidoreductase, which produces MFEIQDWHNKKYISLETYRKNGIPVRTPVWFVILDNTIHVVTREDTGKIKRLRNNKSVKIALCTFNGKSTGEWISGTGQFVTNDIFEKVIELRKQKYGFMERVARFVSRKRGKLVVFSIETK
- a CDS encoding DoxX family protein, whose protein sequence is MTESVIRHTLFHDVAHFGVRITVGLIFIMHSLGKFEPGFLGFLERLGLPPEMQFPIALAEFVPGILLIIGGLTRISASILAIVMLGAIFVVKGAENFTGQGGTELDILLLASCLVIIVIGPCRISISYILKKVPRFLQ
- a CDS encoding NAD(P)H-dependent oxidoreductase translates to MGLKILGVASSMRESSYSTYVLKLTLEKAERESAETKLLDLRETQLPMYHPEQNSSPELNKVTEYVKWADAFILASPDYHGSMSGVMKNFLDFFWSDFAGKTFGYICASHEKGLTVMDQMRTAVRQCYGWSMPYGVSVNSDQDFDKQGKITNKNILSRIETMSRDLIVYGSLIADQYKKDLQSKESNTFAARYRP